One window of the Camelina sativa cultivar DH55 chromosome 1, Cs, whole genome shotgun sequence genome contains the following:
- the LOC104722734 gene encoding tubby-like F-box protein 9: protein MTIRTLIQEMRSRPHRVVHDAASISTVSDSFSWEELPEELLREILIRVETADGGDWPSRKNVVACAGVCRSWRIITKEIVSVPEFSSKLTFPTSLKQPGPRDSLVQCFILRNRNTQSYHLYLGLTNSLTDNGKFLLAASKLKRATCTDYIISLRSDDMSKRSNVYLGRVRSNFLGTKFTVFDGNLTPQTGAAKMQKSRSSNLIKVSPRVPQGSYPIAHISYELNGLGSRGPRRMRCIMDTIPMSIVESRGRVASTSISSLFIRPSPFLRSHSKPVRSNSASCSDSGNNLRDPPLVLSNKTPRWHEQLQCWCLNFHGRVTVASVKNFQLVAVSDCETGQPSERIILQFGKVGKDMFTMDYGYPISAFQAFAICLSSFETRIACE, encoded by the exons ATGACGATCCGGACTTTGATCCAGGAAATGCGGTCCAGGCCACACCGTGTGGTCCACGACGCCGCTTCGATTTCTACTGTTTCAGACTCTTTCAGCTGGGAGGAGCTTCCGGAGGAGCTGCTCAGAGAGATCCTGATTAGGGTTGAGACTGCTGACGGCGGCGATTGGCCGTCGCGAAAAAACGTGGTGGCTTGCGCCGGCGTTTGCCGTAGCTGGAGAATTATAACCAAGGAGATTGTATCTGTTCCTGAATTCTCCTCTAAATTGACTTTCCCCACTTCCCTCAAGCAG CCTGGTCCAAGGGATTCTCTGGTTCAATGTTTCATACTACGTAATCGGAATACGCAATCGTATCATCTCTATCTCGGCTTAACCAACT CTTTGACGGATAACGGGAAATTTCTTCTTGCTGCTTCTAAGCTTAAGCGGGCAACTTGCACTGATTACATCATCTCTTTGCGTTCAGACGATATGTCAAAGAGAAGCAACGTTTATCTAGGGAGAGTGAG ATCAAACTTCCTTGGAACAAAATTCACGGTCTTTGATGGTAATCTGACGCCACAGACTGGAGCAGCCAAGATGCAGAAGAGCCGTTCTTCTAATCTCATCAAAGTTTCACCTAGAGTTCCTCAGGGAAGTTACCCCATCGCTCACATTTCATACGAGTTAAACGGCTTAGGTTCTCG GGGACCAAGAAGAATGCGTTGCATTATGGATACAATACCTATGAGCATTGTGGAGTCCCGGGGAAGAGTAGCTTCAACGTCCATAAGCTCATTATTCATCCGTCCATCACCGTTCTTGAGATCTCATTCAAAACCCGTGCGCAGCAATAGTGCATCTTGCAGCGACTCAGGCAACAACCTGAGAGACCCACCGTTGGTGCTGAGTAACAAGACTCCACGATGGCACGAGCAGCTACAATGTTGGTGCTTAAATTTCCATGGTCGAGTCACAGTGGCTTCGGTTAAGAACTTTCAGCTTGTTGCGGTTAGCGATTGTGAAACAGGGCAGCCGTCTGAGAGGATCATACTCCAGTTTGGGAAAGTTGGCAAAGACATGTTCACCATGGATTATGGATATCCGATTTCTGCGTTTCAAGCGTTTGCAATTTGCCTGAGCAGTTTTGAAACCAGAATCGCctgtgaatga
- the LOC104722822 gene encoding CASP-like protein 1D2 — protein MASIGNPDLETGKSEPVPESAAPVLLPPPPPSSCASFLGFRKIDVITRVLVFSATLTALIVMVASDQTEMTQIPGVPSPAPVSAEFKESPAFIFLVVALVVASFYALISTLFSISLLLRHEFTAEISVYMTSLDTVMLGILAFATGTAGGFALKGNEDVGWNKICNVYDKFCRYIATSLASSLFASFLLLLLSICSALSKRTP, from the exons ATGGCATCTATTGGGAACCCCGACTTAGAAACCGGCAAATCTGAACCAGTTCCGGAGTCCGCTGCACCAGTActactaccaccaccaccaccatcttcATGCGCCAGTTTTTTAGGTTTCCGGAAGATAGATGTGATAACAAGAGTTCTGGTTTTCTCCGCCACTCTGACTGCTCTTATAGTAATGGTGGCCAGCGACCAGACCGAAATGACTCAGATCCCCGGAGTTCCATCTCCGGCTCCTGTCTCTGCCGAGTTCAAAGAATCGCCCGCTTTCAT ATTCCTTGTGGTGGCACTTGTGGTGGCTAGTTTCTATGCTTTAATCTCAACACTTTTCTCCATCTCTCTACTCTTGAGACATGAATTCACTGCAGAGATATCCGTTTACATGACCTCCTTAGACACG gTGATGCTGGGGATTTTGGCGTTTGCGACGGGAACGGCGGGAGGATTTGCATTGAAAGGAAACGAAGACGTTGGGTGGAATAAGATTTGTAATGTCTACGACAAGTTTTGTCGTTACATTGCAACTTCGCTTGCCTCATCTCTATTTGCTTCTTTCCTGCTTCTACTTTTATCCATTTGCTCAGCTCTTTCCAAGAGAACTCCATAA
- the LOC104722916 gene encoding ISWI chromatin-remodeling complex ATPase CHR11 isoform X1, giving the protein MARISNSDEAFSSEEEEERVKENEEVEDEEELEAVARSSGSDDDEVAAADESPLSDGEAAPMEDDYEDEEDEEKAEISKREKARLKEMQKLKKQKIQELLDSQNASIDADMNNKGKGRLKYLLQQTELFAHFAKGDASSSQKKGKGRGRHASKITEEEEDEEYLKEEEDGLTGSGNTRLLTQPSCIQGKLRDYQLAGLNWLIRLYENGINGILADEMGLGKTLQTISLLAYLHEYRGINGPHMVVAPKSTLGNWMNEIRRFCPVLRAVKFLGNPEERRHIRDDLLVAGKFDICVTSFEMAIKEKTALRRFSWRYIIIDEAHRIKNENSLLSKTMRLFSTNYRLLITGTPLQNNLHELWALLNFLLPEVFSSAETFDEWFQISGENDQQEVVQQLHKVLRPFLLRRLKSDVEKGLPPKKETILKVGMSQMQKQYYKALLQKDLEAVNAGGERKRLLNIAMQLRKCCNHPYLFQGAEPGPPYTTGDHLITNAGKMVLLDKLLPKLKERDSRVLIFSQMTRLLDILEDYLMYRGYLYCRIDGNTGGDERDASIEAYNKPGSEKFVFLLSTRAGGLGINLATADVVILYDSDWNPQVDLQAQDRAHRIGQKKEVQVFRFCTESAIEEKVIERAYKKLALDALVIQQGRLAEQKTVNKDELLQMVRYGAEMVFSSKDSTITDEDIDRIIAKGEEATAELDAKMKKFTEDAIQFKMDDSADFYDFDDENKDENKLDFKKIVSDNWNDPPKRERKRNYSESEYFKQTLRQGGPAKPKEPRIPRMPQLHEFQFFNIQRLTELYEKEVRYLMQTHQKNQLKDTIDVEEPEEGGDPLTAEEVEEKEQLLEEGFSTWSRRDFNTFLRACEKYGRNDIKSISSEMEGKTEEEVERYAKVFKERYKELNDYDRIIKNIERGEARISRKDEIMKAIGKKLDRYRNPWLELKIQYGQNKGKLYNEECDRFMICMIHKLGYGNWDELKAAFRTSPLFRFDWFVKSRTSQELARRCDTLIRLIEKENQEFDERERQARKEKKLAKSATPSKRTVGRQASESPSSTKKRKHLSMR; this is encoded by the exons ATGGCGAGAATTTCGAATTCCGATGAGGCTTTCTCgtcggaggaggaagaggagcgGGTTAAGGAAAACGAAGAAGTAGAAGACGAGGAGGAGCTCGAGGCTGTTGCTCGTTCTTCTGGCTCCGACGATGACGAAGTAGCCGCCGCTGACGAATCCCCACTCTCCGACGGAGAAGCCGCCCCTATGGAAGATGATTACGAG gacgaagaagatgaagaaaaagctGAAATCAGCAAACGTGAGAAAGCCAGACTTAAGGAGATGCAGAAGTTGAAGAAGCAGAAGATTCAGGAGCTGCTGGACTCACAAAATGCTTCCATTGATGCTGATATG AACAATAAGGGAAAAGGGAGACTGAAGTATCTTCTGCAGCAGACTGAGTTATTTGCACACTTTGCTAAAGGtgatgcatcttcttctcagaAAAAGGGGAAAGGAAG GGGTCGTCATGCTTCCAAGATAactgaagaagaggaagatgaagagtatctaaaggaagaagaggatggCTTAACTGGATCTGGAAACACACGGTTGCTCACACAGCCCTCTT GTATTCAAGGGAAGTTAAGAGATTACCAACTAGCTGGTTTAAACTGGCTCATTCGGCTGTATGAGAATGGCATTAATGGAATTCTTGCTGATGAAATG GGTCTGGGGAAGACGCTTCAGACGATTTCTTTGTTGGCATACCTTCATGAATACAGGGGAATCAATGGCCCTCATATGGTGGTTGCTCCAAAATCAACCCTTGGTAATTGGATGAACGAAATTCGTCGGTTTTGTCCTGTCCTACGCGCTGTGAAATTCCTTGGTAATCCTGAGGAGAGG AGACATATTCGAGACGACCTGTTAGTTGCTGGGAAATTTGATATTTGCGTCACAAGCTTTGAGATGGCCATCAAAGAAAAGACAGCACTTCGTCGTTTTAGCTGGCGTTATATTATCATCGATGAAGCGCATCGAATCAAGAATGAGAATTCACTTCTTTCTAAAACCATGAGACTTTTTAGCACCAATTATCGACTTCTTATCACGGGAACCCCACTTCAG AATAATCTTCATGAACTGTGGGCTCTTCTCAATTTTCTTCTGCCTGAGGTTTTTAGTTCAGCAGAGACTTTTGATGAATGGTTTCAAATTTCTGGTGAGAATGATCAGCAAGAAGTTGTTCAACAACTTCACAAG GTTCTTCGACCATTTCTTCTTCGAAGActgaaatcagatgttgagaaAGGCTTACCACCAAAGAAGGAGACGATACTTAAAGTTGGCATGTCTCAGATGCAAAAACAATACTACAAGGCTTTATTGCAGAAGGATCTTGAAGCAGTCAATGCTGGTGGAGAACGCAAACGTTTGCTAAACATTGCTATGCAACTTCGTAAATGCTGCAATCACCCTTATCTCTTCCAGGGTGCGGAGCCTGGTCCCCCTTATACCACAGGAGATCACCTTATAACAAATGCTG GTAAGATGGTTCTCTTGGATAAATTGCTTCCTAAGCTGAAGGAACGTGATTCGAGGGTTCTGATATTTTCTCAG ATGACAAGGCTTTTGGATATTCTTGAGGATTATTTAATGTATCGCGGTTATCTCTATTGCCGTATTGATGGAAATACTGGTGGTGATGAACGAGATGCCTCCATAGAAGCCTACAACAAGCCAGGAAGTGAGAAATTTGTTTTCCTGTTATCGACTAGAGCCGGAGGGCTTGGTATCAATCTTGCTACTGCAGATGTTGTGATCCTTTATGATAGTGACTG GAACCCGCAAGTTGACTTGCAAGCTCAGGATCGTGCCCATAGGATTGGTCAAAAGAAAGAAGTTCAAGTGTTTCGATTCTGCACTGAG TCTGCTATTGAGGAGAAAGTGATTGAGAGAGCTTACAAGAAGTTGGCGCTTGATGCCCTGGTAATTCAACAAGGGCGATTGGCAGAGCAGAAAA CTGTTAATAAGGATGAGTTGCTTCAAATGGTAAGATATGGTGCTGAGATGGTGTTCAGTTCTAAAGATAGCACAATCACAGACGAGGATATTGATAGAATCATTGCCAAAGGAGAGGAGGCAACAGCTGAACTTGATGCCAAGATGAAGAAATTTACAGAAGATGCAATACAGTTTAAAATGGATGACA GTGCTGACTtctatgattttgatgatgaaaataaG GATGAGAACAAGcttgattttaagaaaattgtGAGCGACAATTGGAATGATCCACCAAAGCGGGAGAGAAAGCGCAA CTACTCTGAATCTGAATACTTTAAGCAAACATTGCGGCAAGGTGGTCCAGCTAAACCTAAAGAGCCTAGAATTCCGCGCATGCCCCAGTT GCACGAGTTCCAGTTCTTTAACATCCAGAGATTGACCGAGTTGTATGAAAAGGAAGTACGTTATCTCATG CAAACACATCAGAAAAATCAGTTGAAAGACACAATTGATGTTGAAGAACCAGAAG AAGGTGGTGATCCCTTAACTgctgaagaagtagaagaaaaggaGCAATTATTGGAGGAG GGTTTCTCCACATGGAGTAGAAGAGACTTCAATACTTTCCTTAGGGCTTGTGAGAAGTATGGCCGCAATGACATAAAAAGCATTTCCTCTGAGATGgaaggaaaaacagaggaagaggttgAAAGATATGCCAAAGTATTCAAAGAGCGATACAAGGAGCTAAACG ACTATGATAGAATCATTAAGAACATTGAGAGGGGAGAGGCAAGAATCTCTAGGAAAGATGAAATCATGAAAGCCATAGGAAAGAAACTGGATCGCTACAGAAACCCTTGGCTGGAACTGAAGATACAATATGGTCAGAACAAAGGGAAGCTGTACAATGAAGAGTGTGACCGTTTCATG ATCTGCATGATCCACAAACTTGGTTATGGGAATTGGGATGAGCTTAAGGCAGCATTCAGGACATCGCCTTTGTTCAGGTTTGACTGGTTTGTGAAATCCCGCACGAGTCAGGAACTTGCAAGAAGATGCGACACTCTGATTCGGCTGATTGAGAAAGAAAACCAAGAGTTTGATGAAAGAGAGAGGCAGGCCCGTAAAGAAAAGAAGCTCGCAAAG AGTGCAACACCATCAAAGCGAACCGTAGGAAGACAAGCAAGTGAGAGTCCTTCATCCACGAAGAAGCGAAAGCACCTGtcgatgagatga
- the LOC104722916 gene encoding ISWI chromatin-remodeling complex ATPase CHR11 isoform X2, with product MARISNSDEAFSSEEEEERVKENEEVEDEEELEAVARSSGSDDDEVAAADESPLSDGEAAPMEDDYEDEEDEEKAEISKREKARLKEMQKLKKQKIQELLDSQNASIDADMNNKGKGRLKYLLQQTELFAHFAKGDASSSQKKGKGRGRHASKITEEEEDEEYLKEEEDGLTGSGNTRLLTQPSCIQGKLRDYQLAGLNWLIRLYENGINGILADEMGLGKTLQTISLLAYLHEYRGINGPHMVVAPKSTLGNWMNEIRRFCPVLRAVKFLGNPEERRHIRDDLLVAGKFDICVTSFEMAIKEKTALRRFSWRYIIIDEAHRIKNENSLLSKTMRLFSTNYRLLITGTPLQNNLHELWALLNFLLPEVFSSAETFDEWFQISGENDQQEVVQQLHKVLRPFLLRRLKSDVEKGLPPKKETILKVGMSQMQKQYYKALLQKDLEAVNAGGERKRLLNIAMQLRKCCNHPYLFQGAEPGPPYTTGDHLITNAGKMVLLDKLLPKLKERDSRVLIFSQMTRLLDILEDYLMYRGYLYCRIDGNTGGDERDASIEAYNKPGSEKFVFLLSTRAGGLGINLATADVVILYDSDWNPQVDLQAQDRAHRIGQKKEVQVFRFCTESAIEEKVIERAYKKLALDALVIQQGRLAEQKTVNKDELLQMVRYGAEMVFSSKDSTITDEDIDRIIAKGEEATAELDAKMKKFTEDAIQFKMDDSADFYDFDDENKDENKLDFKKIVSDNWNDPPKRERKRNYSESEYFKQTLRQGGPAKPKEPRIPRMPQLHEFQFFNIQRLTELYEKEVRYLMQTHQKNQLKDTIDVEEPEGGDPLTAEEVEEKEQLLEEGFSTWSRRDFNTFLRACEKYGRNDIKSISSEMEGKTEEEVERYAKVFKERYKELNDYDRIIKNIERGEARISRKDEIMKAIGKKLDRYRNPWLELKIQYGQNKGKLYNEECDRFMICMIHKLGYGNWDELKAAFRTSPLFRFDWFVKSRTSQELARRCDTLIRLIEKENQEFDERERQARKEKKLAKSATPSKRTVGRQASESPSSTKKRKHLSMR from the exons ATGGCGAGAATTTCGAATTCCGATGAGGCTTTCTCgtcggaggaggaagaggagcgGGTTAAGGAAAACGAAGAAGTAGAAGACGAGGAGGAGCTCGAGGCTGTTGCTCGTTCTTCTGGCTCCGACGATGACGAAGTAGCCGCCGCTGACGAATCCCCACTCTCCGACGGAGAAGCCGCCCCTATGGAAGATGATTACGAG gacgaagaagatgaagaaaaagctGAAATCAGCAAACGTGAGAAAGCCAGACTTAAGGAGATGCAGAAGTTGAAGAAGCAGAAGATTCAGGAGCTGCTGGACTCACAAAATGCTTCCATTGATGCTGATATG AACAATAAGGGAAAAGGGAGACTGAAGTATCTTCTGCAGCAGACTGAGTTATTTGCACACTTTGCTAAAGGtgatgcatcttcttctcagaAAAAGGGGAAAGGAAG GGGTCGTCATGCTTCCAAGATAactgaagaagaggaagatgaagagtatctaaaggaagaagaggatggCTTAACTGGATCTGGAAACACACGGTTGCTCACACAGCCCTCTT GTATTCAAGGGAAGTTAAGAGATTACCAACTAGCTGGTTTAAACTGGCTCATTCGGCTGTATGAGAATGGCATTAATGGAATTCTTGCTGATGAAATG GGTCTGGGGAAGACGCTTCAGACGATTTCTTTGTTGGCATACCTTCATGAATACAGGGGAATCAATGGCCCTCATATGGTGGTTGCTCCAAAATCAACCCTTGGTAATTGGATGAACGAAATTCGTCGGTTTTGTCCTGTCCTACGCGCTGTGAAATTCCTTGGTAATCCTGAGGAGAGG AGACATATTCGAGACGACCTGTTAGTTGCTGGGAAATTTGATATTTGCGTCACAAGCTTTGAGATGGCCATCAAAGAAAAGACAGCACTTCGTCGTTTTAGCTGGCGTTATATTATCATCGATGAAGCGCATCGAATCAAGAATGAGAATTCACTTCTTTCTAAAACCATGAGACTTTTTAGCACCAATTATCGACTTCTTATCACGGGAACCCCACTTCAG AATAATCTTCATGAACTGTGGGCTCTTCTCAATTTTCTTCTGCCTGAGGTTTTTAGTTCAGCAGAGACTTTTGATGAATGGTTTCAAATTTCTGGTGAGAATGATCAGCAAGAAGTTGTTCAACAACTTCACAAG GTTCTTCGACCATTTCTTCTTCGAAGActgaaatcagatgttgagaaAGGCTTACCACCAAAGAAGGAGACGATACTTAAAGTTGGCATGTCTCAGATGCAAAAACAATACTACAAGGCTTTATTGCAGAAGGATCTTGAAGCAGTCAATGCTGGTGGAGAACGCAAACGTTTGCTAAACATTGCTATGCAACTTCGTAAATGCTGCAATCACCCTTATCTCTTCCAGGGTGCGGAGCCTGGTCCCCCTTATACCACAGGAGATCACCTTATAACAAATGCTG GTAAGATGGTTCTCTTGGATAAATTGCTTCCTAAGCTGAAGGAACGTGATTCGAGGGTTCTGATATTTTCTCAG ATGACAAGGCTTTTGGATATTCTTGAGGATTATTTAATGTATCGCGGTTATCTCTATTGCCGTATTGATGGAAATACTGGTGGTGATGAACGAGATGCCTCCATAGAAGCCTACAACAAGCCAGGAAGTGAGAAATTTGTTTTCCTGTTATCGACTAGAGCCGGAGGGCTTGGTATCAATCTTGCTACTGCAGATGTTGTGATCCTTTATGATAGTGACTG GAACCCGCAAGTTGACTTGCAAGCTCAGGATCGTGCCCATAGGATTGGTCAAAAGAAAGAAGTTCAAGTGTTTCGATTCTGCACTGAG TCTGCTATTGAGGAGAAAGTGATTGAGAGAGCTTACAAGAAGTTGGCGCTTGATGCCCTGGTAATTCAACAAGGGCGATTGGCAGAGCAGAAAA CTGTTAATAAGGATGAGTTGCTTCAAATGGTAAGATATGGTGCTGAGATGGTGTTCAGTTCTAAAGATAGCACAATCACAGACGAGGATATTGATAGAATCATTGCCAAAGGAGAGGAGGCAACAGCTGAACTTGATGCCAAGATGAAGAAATTTACAGAAGATGCAATACAGTTTAAAATGGATGACA GTGCTGACTtctatgattttgatgatgaaaataaG GATGAGAACAAGcttgattttaagaaaattgtGAGCGACAATTGGAATGATCCACCAAAGCGGGAGAGAAAGCGCAA CTACTCTGAATCTGAATACTTTAAGCAAACATTGCGGCAAGGTGGTCCAGCTAAACCTAAAGAGCCTAGAATTCCGCGCATGCCCCAGTT GCACGAGTTCCAGTTCTTTAACATCCAGAGATTGACCGAGTTGTATGAAAAGGAAGTACGTTATCTCATG CAAACACATCAGAAAAATCAGTTGAAAGACACAATTGATGTTGAAGAACCAGAAG GTGGTGATCCCTTAACTgctgaagaagtagaagaaaaggaGCAATTATTGGAGGAG GGTTTCTCCACATGGAGTAGAAGAGACTTCAATACTTTCCTTAGGGCTTGTGAGAAGTATGGCCGCAATGACATAAAAAGCATTTCCTCTGAGATGgaaggaaaaacagaggaagaggttgAAAGATATGCCAAAGTATTCAAAGAGCGATACAAGGAGCTAAACG ACTATGATAGAATCATTAAGAACATTGAGAGGGGAGAGGCAAGAATCTCTAGGAAAGATGAAATCATGAAAGCCATAGGAAAGAAACTGGATCGCTACAGAAACCCTTGGCTGGAACTGAAGATACAATATGGTCAGAACAAAGGGAAGCTGTACAATGAAGAGTGTGACCGTTTCATG ATCTGCATGATCCACAAACTTGGTTATGGGAATTGGGATGAGCTTAAGGCAGCATTCAGGACATCGCCTTTGTTCAGGTTTGACTGGTTTGTGAAATCCCGCACGAGTCAGGAACTTGCAAGAAGATGCGACACTCTGATTCGGCTGATTGAGAAAGAAAACCAAGAGTTTGATGAAAGAGAGAGGCAGGCCCGTAAAGAAAAGAAGCTCGCAAAG AGTGCAACACCATCAAAGCGAACCGTAGGAAGACAAGCAAGTGAGAGTCCTTCATCCACGAAGAAGCGAAAGCACCTGtcgatgagatga
- the LOC104723062 gene encoding zinc finger CCCH domain-containing protein 34-like produces the protein MERYGRPGEQGSRSDPSLQWTSHGGDTGLEASMWRLGLSGGGGGGGGGGEPYPERPDEPDCIYYMRTGVCGYGSRCRFNHPRDRGAVIGGGVRGEAGALPERMGHPVCQHFMRTGTCKFGASCKYHHPRQGGSGSVAPVSLSYLGFPLRQGEKECSYYMRTGQCKFGLTCRFNHPVPLAVQGPPQPQQLQQPQPQPQPQPQLQTIYPTLQSQPVPSSQQYGLVLTRPSLLPAPYLQSPYGPPMVLPPGMVPYPGWHPYQASISAMPSPGTQPSIGSSSVYGIAPLSPSATVYTGPYQSGPSSNTSKEFPQRPDQPECQYFMRTGDCKFGSSCRYHHPVDAVPPKSGLVLSSIGLPLRPGVAQCTHFTQHGICKFGPACKFDHSMSSSLSYSPSASSLTDMPVAPYPIGSSSLSGSSAPASSSNEPTTEAATAAVSSSIVSSLSRPEPAETSGDSASVSGSTEAKTSS, from the exons ATGGAGCGGTACGGTCGCCCCGGTGAACAAGGGTCGCGATCggatccatctcttcaatggaCCTCTCATGGAGGCGACACCGGACTTGAAg CTTCTATGTGGCGGTTAGGGTTGagcggcggcggtggtggtggtggaggaggaggagaaccgTACCCGGAGAGACCTGACGAGCCTGATTGTATTTATTACATGAGAACCGGTGTTTGCGGTTACGGGTCAAGATGTCGGTTTAATCACCCTCGAGATCGTGGAGCG GTGATTGGAGGTGGTGTTAGAGGAGAAGCTGGAGCTTTACCGGAGAGGATGGGACATCCGGTTTGTCAG cATTTTATGCGAACGGGAACGTGTAAATTCGGAGCTTCTTGCAAGTATCATCATCCTAGGCAAGGAGGAAGTGGTTCCGTTGCGCCTGTCTCGCTAAGTTATTTGGGATTTCCATTACGTCAG ggagagaaagagtgttcttaCTACATGAGAACCGGTCAGTGTAAATTTGGTTTGACTTGTAGATTTAACCATCCCGTGCCACTCGCTGTACAAGGTCCACCTCAGCCGCAACAGCTGCAGCAGCCACAGCCACAGCCACAGCCACAGCCGCAGCTGCAGACTATTTATCCGACACTTCAGTCTCAACCCGTTCCATCGTCTCAACAATATGGGTTAGTTTTGACTAGGCCATCTCTTTTGCCTGCTCCATATCTTCAAAGCCCTTACGGTCCTCCAATGGTTCTGCCTCCCGGAATGGTTCCATACCCTGGTTGGCATCCTTACCAG GCTTCTATAAGTGCAATGCCTTCCCCTGGAACTCAACCCTCTATTGGATCGAGCTCTGTTTATGGAATTGCGCCGCTATCTCCTTCGGCGACTGTATATACAGGTCCATATCAATCAGGTCCTTCTTCAAATACCTCAAAAGAATTTCCTCAGCGACCTGATCAACCCGAGTGTCAATACTTCATGAGAACTGGCGACTGTAAATTTGGATCCTCGTGCCGATACCATCATCCTGTAGATGCAGTTCCACCTAAATCTGGCCTTGTCCTCAGCTCCATTGGCCTTCCACTTCGTCCC GGCGTAGCGCAATGCACACACTTTACTCAACATGGAATCTGCAAATTTGGACCGGCGTGCAAGTTTGATCACTCAATGAGTTCTTCACTTAGCTACAGCCCGTCTGCATCTTCACTAACCGACATGCCCGTGGCTCCATACCCAATTGGTTCATCCTCGCTCAGCGGCTCATCAGCTCCTGCAAGCTCAAGCAATGAACCCACCACAGAGGCTGCGACTGCTGCAGTTTCCTCTTCAATAGTCAGTAGCTTGAGCCGTCCAGAGCCAGCTGAGACGAGTGGTGACTCGGCCAGCGTCAGTGGCAGCACAGAAGCTAAGActtcaagttaa